One window of Paenibacillus sp. FSL K6-3182 genomic DNA carries:
- a CDS encoding lipid II flippase Amj family protein — MLEQIILVSSFTFIIHFAETITYSLRLAGVRMGKIAVAISLTGIILLVSRTANMVQAPLMGKLIDSAKTSMEYSLIEQFRIIILSASLGTIAAMLAFPTAVMLARRVIAHLEVAGSIPGLLRTTVSIEKLKNSRSHIRLPKLGMLARLRIGGIPKRLFLLNIIVTAIYTIGVLAALLASSITTEHAIAASQSSGLINGVATILLALLIDPEIGLLTDKVLKGEKKSAALTKVFGLLMLSRVMGTVLAQLLLVPAATLILWVVSR, encoded by the coding sequence ATGCTTGAGCAGATTATTCTAGTTAGCAGCTTTACGTTTATTATTCATTTTGCAGAAACGATTACATACTCTCTTCGATTAGCAGGCGTGCGTATGGGAAAAATAGCTGTCGCTATATCGTTAACCGGCATTATCCTGCTCGTATCGCGAACAGCCAACATGGTGCAAGCACCGCTTATGGGAAAGCTCATCGATTCTGCCAAAACTTCCATGGAGTATTCACTGATTGAGCAATTTCGAATTATAATCTTAAGCGCGTCACTCGGAACAATTGCTGCAATGCTAGCATTTCCAACCGCGGTGATGCTGGCTAGACGAGTCATTGCCCATTTGGAGGTAGCAGGCTCTATCCCAGGCTTGCTTAGAACGACGGTATCCATTGAGAAACTTAAAAACTCGCGTTCACACATCCGGCTGCCAAAGCTGGGAATGCTGGCGCGATTAAGAATTGGCGGCATACCAAAACGATTGTTTCTACTCAACATTATCGTAACTGCGATCTATACGATTGGCGTTCTGGCTGCTTTACTCGCTTCTTCCATTACGACTGAGCATGCGATCGCAGCTTCTCAATCATCAGGACTAATCAATGGGGTAGCAACGATATTGTTAGCACTTCTTATTGATCCTGAAATTGGCTTATTGACGGATAAAGTGCTAAAGGGAGAGAAAAAAAGCGCTGCGTTAACTAAAGTATTCGGTTTGCTTATGTTGTCCCGTGTGATGGGCACCGTGCTGGCACAATTACTGCTCGTACCGGCAGCAACCTTGATTTTGTGGGTCGTATCTAGATAA
- a CDS encoding divergent polysaccharide deacetylase family protein produces the protein MSRQHNVIEEREIQKFRKMRWSSFAKTAATVLLLSAFSAATSPLSYNHVSAQSSAKGISAAAQVDERKPVAIVIDDFGNNMSGTEDMMKLPVKITAAIMPFMPTTKKDAEEAYRLGHDVIVHMPMEPNKGLKSWLGPGALTTDLSDAEVRKRVEDAIDDVPHAIGMNNHMGSKVTADERMMRIVLSVCKERGLFFLDSRTTFKTVVPKLAKELGVPTVSNDVFLDDVYTVQHISKQIGVLRKHLESHDSCITIGHVGAPGKYTSSVLHQSIPAMQPTVRFVKLTALIGGESMNDPLVLPNP, from the coding sequence ATGAGCAGACAGCATAATGTAATTGAGGAAAGAGAAATACAGAAATTTCGTAAAATGAGATGGTCATCGTTTGCTAAGACAGCTGCGACAGTCTTGCTGCTGAGTGCATTTTCAGCTGCTACGAGCCCGCTCAGCTATAATCATGTTTCTGCTCAAAGTTCAGCTAAAGGGATAAGTGCGGCTGCGCAGGTGGATGAACGGAAGCCAGTGGCAATCGTAATTGACGATTTTGGCAATAACATGAGCGGAACAGAGGACATGATGAAGCTTCCAGTCAAAATTACAGCGGCGATTATGCCTTTTATGCCAACGACTAAGAAGGATGCAGAGGAAGCGTATAGGCTTGGCCACGATGTCATTGTTCATATGCCGATGGAACCGAACAAAGGGCTAAAAAGCTGGTTGGGCCCTGGAGCGCTTACGACTGATTTAAGCGATGCAGAGGTGCGTAAACGGGTAGAGGATGCCATTGACGATGTGCCTCATGCCATTGGCATGAATAATCATATGGGCTCAAAGGTGACAGCAGATGAACGAATGATGCGAATTGTGCTAAGCGTGTGCAAGGAGCGGGGGCTCTTTTTTCTAGATAGCCGGACCACCTTCAAAACGGTTGTTCCCAAATTAGCCAAAGAGCTGGGCGTGCCGACAGTCTCCAATGATGTTTTTCTTGATGACGTTTATACCGTTCAGCATATATCTAAGCAAATCGGCGTGCTTCGCAAGCATTTGGAGTCACATGACAGCTGCATCACGATCGGACATGTTGGAGCTCCTGGGAAATATACCTCCTCGGTTCTTCATCAGTCCATACCTGCGATGCAGCCTACTGTGAGATTCGTGAAGCTGACTGCGCTTATTGGCGGAGAATCAATGAACGATCCACTTGTATTGCCTAATCCCTGA
- a CDS encoding xanthine phosphoribosyltransferase, which translates to MEQLEQKIMQEGIVLNDNVLKVDSFLNHQVDPQLMLAIGKTFTSLFEAQGITKVLTLESSGIAPAVMAALQMNVPLIFARKRKSLTLKDDLYTEKIYSFTKQEESEVTVSRKFLAAEDRVLIIDDFLANGDAALGLARIVEQAGASVAGIGIVIEKAFQPGREKLIEHGYLVHSLARVASLTGGKVSFAPHPVAHA; encoded by the coding sequence GTGGAGCAATTAGAGCAAAAAATCATGCAAGAAGGAATCGTCCTTAATGACAATGTATTGAAGGTGGATTCATTCTTAAACCATCAAGTAGATCCGCAGCTTATGCTTGCCATAGGTAAAACGTTCACTTCCCTATTCGAAGCGCAAGGAATTACGAAGGTGCTCACACTGGAGTCTTCAGGCATTGCACCTGCGGTTATGGCCGCTCTGCAAATGAACGTGCCATTAATATTTGCGCGTAAACGCAAGTCGCTGACACTTAAGGATGATCTCTATACCGAGAAAATCTATTCCTTTACGAAGCAAGAGGAAAGTGAAGTTACTGTTTCACGCAAGTTTTTGGCAGCTGAAGATCGTGTCCTCATTATAGATGACTTCCTAGCGAACGGTGATGCAGCTCTTGGATTGGCTCGGATCGTTGAGCAAGCGGGTGCATCGGTAGCCGGAATTGGCATCGTGATCGAGAAGGCGTTCCAGCCAGGACGTGAAAAGCTGATCGAGCATGGTTATCTTGTACATTCATTGGCAAGAGTGGCATCATTAACAGGCGGAAAAGTATCATTTGCTCCTCATCCAGTCGCTCACGCTTAA
- a CDS encoding YqzE family protein, with amino-acid sequence MAKGDEYVKFMTEKFINYMETPREERKQTNVLAKSRREPWLTRWFGWGPVSVMLWWRGRAERHR; translated from the coding sequence ATGGCAAAAGGCGATGAATACGTAAAATTTATGACTGAAAAATTTATAAATTATATGGAGACACCAAGGGAAGAACGGAAACAAACCAACGTATTAGCCAAATCTCGGAGAGAGCCTTGGCTGACGCGTTGGTTCGGATGGGGACCAGTGAGTGTAATGTTATGGTGGCGTGGACGGGCTGAGCGTCATCGGTAA
- the uppS gene encoding polyprenyl diphosphate synthase — MLWSHLFFKQDRYKFFPKHIAIIMDGNGRWATRKGLPRNVGHFYGMKTMQKIIKRSISLKLSCLTLYAFSTENWRRPKAEVDYLLELPIKYFQNQTIEELNKKNVKVTYIGDISSFPAHTVDVIQRTCEITKNNTGMLLNMALNYGGRTEILQAAKKLIASGADPLTFDEQFEKTIATSDYPPVDLIIRTSGEKRLSNFLLWQAAYAELWFTDKSWPDFNYALLNDAIQNYSKRKERE; from the coding sequence ATGCTGTGGTCACATTTATTTTTCAAGCAGGATCGTTATAAATTTTTTCCAAAACATATCGCGATCATTATGGACGGCAACGGGAGATGGGCAACTCGTAAAGGGCTGCCACGAAACGTTGGACACTTTTACGGGATGAAAACGATGCAGAAAATCATAAAAAGATCAATTTCGCTAAAGCTTAGCTGCTTGACCTTATATGCATTTTCAACAGAGAACTGGAGAAGGCCCAAAGCCGAGGTTGATTATTTATTGGAGCTGCCTATCAAATATTTTCAGAATCAAACGATCGAAGAACTAAATAAAAAAAATGTAAAAGTAACTTATATCGGCGACATTAGCTCGTTTCCTGCTCATACGGTGGATGTCATTCAGAGAACATGTGAAATAACGAAGAACAACACTGGCATGCTTCTAAATATGGCTCTTAATTACGGGGGGAGAACTGAAATTCTGCAAGCTGCAAAAAAGCTCATCGCAAGCGGAGCAGACCCGCTCACTTTCGATGAACAATTTGAGAAAACGATCGCTACCTCCGATTATCCGCCAGTTGATTTAATCATTCGGACAAGCGGTGAAAAGAGACTGAGCAACTTCCTACTATGGCAGGCAGCGTATGCTGAATTATGGTTTACAGATAAAAGCTGGCCGGATTTCAACTATGCCCTATTGAACGATGCGATACAAAATTATTCGAAAAGAAAAGAACGGGAATAA
- a CDS encoding SNF2-related protein, with protein sequence MTFQTTPQAASGEAGTAAFTSRKLHPLVELQHDRSWFEELQNRLTKGGPWDDWTLYQLAMEAEQAKRIESFEELLCLRSLPAFEPMAHQISTARKVVHEMGGRAILADEVGLGKTIEAGLVLKEYIVRGLAKRILILVPASLVLQWVRELNQKFGISAVAQKKEHTWGYDVVVASIDTAKRDPHREIVLGTDYDIIIIDEAHKLKNKKTTNYQFANLLRKKYCLLLTATPIQNDMDELFNLITLLKPGQLGGQSEFAANFVVDKRLPKNEDQLQEALSGVMIRNRRGDGGIHFTKRFVKNIPLTLSEEEKALYDAVTGFVKERYEESGGDLSSMLSLVTLQREVCSSRDAVFLTLVNLFKKTSEDSPMRPKIWELVEKIRNIKANTKAEKAMELVKEMDDKVIIFTEYRATQEYLLQFFRAQNMIAVPYRGGMNRGKKDWMMDLFRGRAQILIATEAGGEGINLQFCHHMINFDLPWNPMRVEQRIGRVHRLGQKEDVKIYNLCTIGTIEEHIVNLLHEKINLFELVIGELDHILERFEKGDGSLEQRLARMLLESGNDTDLKQKINHLGSSLSRIREEVLTGENPLPTSPDLLVNLDTLGQTVEVQP encoded by the coding sequence ATGACATTTCAGACGACGCCGCAGGCTGCCTCAGGTGAAGCAGGCACTGCCGCCTTTACTTCTCGCAAGCTTCATCCTTTAGTTGAGCTGCAGCATGACCGCTCTTGGTTTGAAGAACTGCAAAACCGTTTAACAAAAGGCGGCCCATGGGATGATTGGACGTTATATCAGCTCGCTATGGAAGCCGAGCAAGCGAAACGAATTGAAAGCTTCGAAGAATTGTTATGCTTGCGATCTCTTCCAGCCTTCGAGCCAATGGCACATCAAATCAGCACAGCGCGCAAAGTGGTGCATGAGATGGGCGGCCGTGCGATTTTGGCCGATGAGGTTGGGCTTGGCAAAACGATCGAAGCAGGACTCGTGCTCAAAGAATATATTGTGCGCGGTTTAGCTAAGCGTATTCTCATTCTTGTCCCCGCTTCCCTTGTGCTTCAATGGGTGCGTGAGCTTAATCAGAAATTCGGCATCTCAGCCGTAGCTCAGAAGAAGGAGCATACATGGGGATATGATGTAGTTGTCGCTTCTATCGATACCGCAAAGCGTGATCCGCATCGCGAGATTGTGCTTGGAACAGATTATGACATCATCATCATCGATGAAGCACATAAGCTGAAAAACAAGAAAACGACGAACTATCAGTTTGCTAATCTTTTACGCAAAAAATATTGCTTGCTCCTTACGGCTACCCCAATCCAAAACGATATGGACGAGCTGTTCAATCTCATTACACTGCTCAAGCCTGGTCAGCTGGGAGGTCAAAGTGAATTTGCAGCAAACTTTGTTGTCGACAAGCGGCTTCCGAAAAATGAAGATCAGCTGCAGGAAGCACTCTCTGGCGTCATGATTCGGAATCGGCGCGGGGACGGCGGCATTCATTTCACGAAACGTTTTGTCAAAAATATACCGCTTACTCTCTCAGAAGAAGAGAAAGCGCTGTACGACGCGGTGACGGGCTTTGTCAAGGAACGGTATGAAGAAAGCGGCGGCGATTTATCGAGCATGCTCTCACTCGTTACCCTTCAGCGTGAAGTTTGCAGCAGCCGAGATGCGGTTTTTCTAACGCTTGTAAATCTATTTAAGAAAACGTCCGAGGACTCCCCGATGCGTCCAAAAATATGGGAGCTTGTAGAAAAAATTCGTAATATCAAAGCCAATACCAAAGCAGAAAAAGCGATGGAGCTTGTCAAGGAAATGGACGACAAGGTTATCATTTTCACTGAATACAGGGCTACTCAGGAATATTTGCTGCAGTTTTTCCGCGCTCAAAATATGATTGCCGTCCCTTATCGCGGCGGTATGAACCGCGGCAAAAAGGATTGGATGATGGATTTATTTCGCGGGCGCGCGCAAATCCTCATCGCAACGGAAGCAGGCGGCGAAGGGATAAACCTGCAATTTTGCCACCACATGATTAATTTCGACCTGCCTTGGAATCCAATGAGAGTCGAACAACGCATTGGACGGGTGCATCGCCTCGGGCAAAAGGAAGATGTAAAAATCTACAATCTGTGCACAATCGGTACTATTGAAGAGCATATCGTCAACCTATTGCATGAAAAAATAAACCTGTTCGAGCTTGTTATTGGCGAGCTGGATCATATTTTGGAGCGTTTTGAAAAAGGGGATGGCTCGCTGGAGCAGCGGCTTGCTCGAATGCTGCTAGAATCGGGCAACGATACGGATTTAAAACAAAAAATTAATCATTTGGGCTCCTCCCTCAGCCGCATTCGTGAAGAGGTGCTGACAGGCGAAAACCCACTGCCGACAAGTCCCGACCTACTAGTGAATTTGGATACGCTTGGACAAACCGTGGAGGTGCAGCCTTGA
- a CDS encoding adenosylcobalamin-dependent ribonucleoside-diphosphate reductase, whose amino-acid sequence MREEAAAMEMSGGNRLEGLSEKIFLDRYAWKNADTSKTAIGDIVLVLTKDDPKFPVKEVGEVIGRDGSKVTVKLRNGEHVESTTEKLTLTIEKTPEEVWDRLADAMASVEDGSEKQKEWRDKFRYLLDDWKLVPGGRIAAGAGASEELTLFNCYVIPSPKDSRGGIMTTLTEMTEIMARGGGVGMNLSSLRPRRAIVAGVNGSSSGAVSWGGLFSYATGLIEQGGSRRGALMLMINDWHPDVLEFITVKQTMGQVTNANLSVCISNAFMRAVKEDLEWELVFPDTKDIEYNELWTGDLDAWRKLGKKVIPYKTVRAREIWQAIIESAWKSAEPGVVFMEYYNQMSNSWYFNPIISTNPCGEQGLPGWGVCNLSAVNLSKFYDEEKHDVAWDELAKVTRWSVRFLDNVIDKTPYHFEENERNQKLERRIGLGTMGLAELMIKLRIRYGSAESLVFLDKLYGFMARESYLASSEIAAEKGSFQAFEADKYVQSGFMKQLIAEFPEIGDNVTLNGMRNVTVITQAPTGSTGTMVGTSTGIEPYFAFEYYRQSRLGFDKQDVPIAASWKASHPEEELPDYFVTSMSLSAEDHIRVQAAIQRWVDSSISKTANCPADFTVEETGRLYELAFELGCKGVTIYRDGSRDVQVLSTSSEEEKTEAPFDADLVEAVIPAAVQPEQELDKQYKRRPQVLRGATYKVNTPFGMAYITINDLNGTPAEIFLNVGKAGSDVFAMAEALGRVCSLFLRYGDHGNKVKLLVKHLKGIGGSGAIGFGVNRVESIADAVAKSLEIHMENGTEQETAAKIVQREEAAASVDYPAISKSAVDTSSVDLCPSCGSAALINIEGCKQCTQCGFSKCN is encoded by the coding sequence ATGAGGGAGGAAGCAGCTGCGATGGAGATGTCTGGTGGAAATCGGCTTGAGGGCCTTAGTGAAAAAATCTTTTTGGATCGATATGCGTGGAAAAATGCAGATACGAGTAAAACGGCGATCGGCGATATCGTGCTTGTTCTAACGAAGGATGATCCGAAATTCCCTGTTAAGGAAGTCGGAGAAGTTATCGGCCGTGATGGCAGCAAGGTGACCGTAAAGCTTAGAAACGGCGAGCATGTGGAGTCTACAACAGAGAAACTTACGCTGACGATTGAGAAAACGCCTGAGGAAGTGTGGGATCGTCTTGCAGATGCAATGGCATCCGTTGAAGATGGATCAGAGAAACAAAAGGAATGGCGGGACAAATTCAGATACTTATTAGATGATTGGAAGCTGGTTCCAGGCGGGAGAATTGCAGCGGGGGCTGGAGCCAGTGAAGAGCTGACGCTATTTAATTGTTATGTCATTCCCTCACCGAAGGATAGCCGGGGCGGCATCATGACAACGCTCACGGAGATGACTGAAATTATGGCGCGCGGCGGCGGTGTTGGGATGAATTTATCTTCACTGCGACCTCGAAGAGCGATAGTTGCAGGTGTTAACGGTTCATCGAGCGGTGCTGTGTCATGGGGCGGGTTGTTTAGCTATGCAACGGGACTCATTGAGCAGGGCGGCAGCCGCCGCGGTGCCTTGATGCTTATGATCAATGATTGGCACCCGGACGTATTAGAGTTTATAACGGTCAAACAAACGATGGGTCAAGTGACAAATGCCAATCTGTCGGTATGTATCAGCAACGCTTTTATGCGGGCTGTAAAGGAAGATTTGGAATGGGAGCTCGTATTTCCAGATACCAAAGATATAGAGTATAACGAGCTCTGGACCGGCGATCTGGATGCATGGCGCAAGCTTGGCAAAAAGGTTATCCCCTACAAAACGGTGCGCGCTCGTGAAATATGGCAAGCGATTATTGAATCCGCATGGAAGTCAGCCGAGCCAGGCGTTGTCTTTATGGAGTATTATAATCAAATGTCGAACAGCTGGTATTTCAATCCCATTATTAGTACGAACCCTTGCGGTGAACAAGGCTTGCCAGGCTGGGGCGTCTGTAACTTGTCAGCTGTAAACCTGTCGAAGTTTTATGATGAAGAGAAGCATGACGTTGCTTGGGATGAACTTGCTAAAGTTACGCGCTGGTCTGTAAGATTCCTTGATAATGTCATCGACAAAACACCCTATCATTTTGAAGAAAATGAGCGCAATCAGAAGCTTGAGCGGCGTATCGGGCTCGGTACGATGGGACTAGCTGAGCTTATGATTAAGCTGCGTATCCGATATGGCAGCGCAGAGTCATTGGTTTTTCTAGATAAGCTGTATGGATTTATGGCTAGGGAGTCTTATTTGGCGTCTTCGGAAATCGCTGCTGAGAAAGGTTCGTTCCAAGCGTTTGAAGCGGATAAATATGTTCAGAGCGGATTTATGAAGCAATTGATAGCTGAATTTCCGGAGATTGGCGACAATGTGACCCTGAACGGCATGCGAAATGTGACGGTCATTACACAAGCGCCGACTGGCAGCACGGGAACAATGGTCGGAACGTCTACGGGAATCGAGCCTTATTTTGCATTCGAATACTATCGTCAAAGTCGTCTTGGTTTTGATAAACAAGATGTTCCGATTGCAGCGTCTTGGAAGGCGTCTCATCCGGAGGAGGAGCTTCCAGATTATTTTGTAACCTCGATGAGTTTGTCGGCTGAGGATCATATTCGGGTACAGGCGGCTATTCAGCGCTGGGTGGACAGCTCTATTTCCAAAACAGCGAATTGCCCGGCAGATTTCACAGTGGAAGAAACAGGAAGATTGTATGAGCTTGCTTTTGAGCTCGGCTGCAAAGGTGTGACGATTTACCGAGATGGCAGTCGTGATGTTCAAGTTCTCTCTACGTCATCAGAAGAAGAGAAAACAGAAGCACCATTTGATGCGGATTTGGTGGAAGCCGTTATCCCAGCAGCCGTACAACCTGAGCAGGAGCTGGATAAGCAGTATAAACGCAGACCGCAGGTGCTGCGGGGTGCGACCTATAAGGTGAACACACCATTTGGCATGGCTTATATTACGATAAATGATCTCAATGGCACACCTGCAGAAATTTTCTTGAACGTAGGCAAGGCAGGTTCGGATGTGTTTGCGATGGCTGAGGCATTAGGGCGTGTGTGTTCGTTATTTCTGCGTTATGGCGATCATGGAAACAAGGTGAAGCTGCTCGTCAAGCATTTGAAAGGGATTGGCGGATCGGGGGCGATCGGATTCGGAGTCAACCGAGTGGAGTCCATTGCGGATGCCGTTGCAAAATCGCTTGAGATTCATATGGAGAATGGGACGGAGCAGGAGACGGCAGCGAAAATAGTACAAAGAGAAGAAGCAGCAGCGTCTGTGGATTATCCGGCGATCTCCAAATCTGCTGTAGACACTTCTTCCGTTGATTTGTGCCCCTCTTGCGGCTCAGCAGCGCTTATTAATATAGAAGGCTGCAAGCAATGTACGCAGTGCGGCTTTAGCAAGTGTAATTGA
- a CDS encoding transglutaminase family protein: protein MNISCESDNILDYLEETEVIDFSHPAINDLSDGLFSRSSNEVDFIKNAYEFVRDQIAHSWDIQSNRITCSASDVLFYKEGICYAKSNLLSALLRSKGIPTGFCYQRLTIGDTPDTGYCIHALNAAFINSIGRWVRFDARGNKAGIAAEFSLTEEKLAFPIRQQYNEIDYLEIYKQPNSKTIQVLKQSTNAIHMYLNGLPSEL, encoded by the coding sequence ATGAACATATCGTGTGAATCGGATAACATATTAGATTATTTGGAGGAAACAGAAGTCATCGATTTCAGTCATCCGGCAATCAACGATTTATCAGATGGATTATTTTCTAGATCTTCTAACGAAGTCGATTTTATAAAAAATGCTTACGAATTTGTTCGAGATCAAATAGCGCACTCTTGGGACATTCAAAGCAATCGGATAACATGCAGCGCTTCAGATGTCCTATTTTATAAAGAAGGTATTTGTTACGCCAAATCAAATTTATTATCTGCACTGTTAAGAAGCAAAGGGATTCCAACAGGATTTTGTTATCAGCGACTTACAATCGGGGATACACCCGACACAGGATACTGCATTCATGCTCTTAATGCCGCTTTTATCAACAGCATTGGAAGATGGGTTCGCTTTGATGCTCGTGGAAATAAAGCCGGCATTGCTGCGGAGTTTTCTTTAACTGAAGAAAAATTAGCTTTTCCTATACGGCAACAATATAACGAGATAGACTATTTAGAAATATATAAACAGCCTAACTCTAAAACGATTCAAGTACTTAAACAAAGTACAAACGCTATTCATATGTATTTGAATGGATTGCCTTCCGAGCTTTAG
- a CDS encoding YqhG family protein has protein sequence MNEKQVHKFVNRYLEATECSILEKSPSHFTVKLSPHADRELTNRPYYWSFVDRVDAEPETMTFLFVTDKNKYDAAEELKKIEVVNTDQDAALNAQDTAANAALERSLGFIHGSLAAPVRIPREDLFFGARKLEQIFDAAKAKGSFVHLFQEPDKRSNNPFTSTPYTAWLSVNMRVEFACDRKREEIHSYGVSLATGQCVEHFYDRLLTHKLTPRLPANIHITKNGLSFNKALSIIEQTLERKLRSYDYSWAESASARLKEELDRINGYYEPLVKNAIEENKPAIEEQFAQRQSEIRWQYEPRVTASAINCGIFHLEGID, from the coding sequence TTGAACGAAAAACAGGTGCACAAATTTGTAAACCGCTATTTAGAAGCTACCGAATGCTCAATTTTAGAAAAATCACCAAGTCATTTCACGGTGAAGCTCTCTCCTCACGCCGACCGTGAACTTACGAATCGTCCCTACTACTGGAGCTTCGTCGATCGTGTCGACGCAGAACCAGAGACGATGACATTCTTATTTGTAACGGACAAGAACAAATATGACGCTGCCGAGGAGCTCAAAAAAATTGAAGTCGTGAATACCGATCAGGATGCTGCACTGAACGCGCAAGATACAGCAGCGAATGCCGCTCTTGAGCGTTCGCTAGGCTTTATTCACGGCAGCTTAGCGGCACCCGTTCGCATCCCGCGTGAAGACTTGTTTTTTGGCGCACGCAAGCTCGAACAAATATTTGATGCTGCAAAAGCTAAGGGCAGCTTCGTCCATTTGTTTCAGGAGCCAGACAAACGCTCGAACAATCCCTTTACCTCGACCCCTTACACGGCATGGCTGTCTGTCAATATGCGGGTAGAGTTCGCTTGTGATCGCAAACGCGAAGAAATTCATAGCTACGGTGTCTCACTCGCGACTGGCCAATGTGTGGAGCATTTCTACGATCGCTTGCTTACGCACAAGCTTACGCCTCGCCTGCCGGCAAATATTCATATCACCAAAAATGGCCTCTCCTTCAATAAAGCGCTTAGCATCATAGAGCAAACGCTAGAGCGCAAGCTTCGCAGCTATGATTACAGCTGGGCTGAGAGTGCATCAGCAAGGTTGAAGGAAGAGCTTGACCGAATTAACGGCTACTACGAGCCGCTTGTTAAGAATGCAATCGAAGAAAACAAACCAGCGATTGAGGAGCAATTCGCTCAGCGTCAATCCGAAATCAGATGGCAATATGAGCCTAGGGTGACTGCGTCCGCCATTAACTGCGGCATCTTTCATCTCGAGGGTATCGATTGA
- a CDS encoding DUF2199 domain-containing protein has translation MKCPHCNNELREVPLCYGIEAPDYFYKVPEEQRTELIRDFCVIDEQFFYIRGHIEIPIINSNEKFIWSVWVSLSGENFLKSNELLNVQGRENEQPYFGWLSTELSIYPISTLSLKTMVHTQEVGAVPLIELEQTDHPLAVEQREGITMERVIEIAHLTNHHMND, from the coding sequence ATGAAATGCCCTCATTGCAACAACGAATTAAGGGAAGTCCCTTTATGTTACGGAATTGAAGCACCAGACTATTTTTACAAGGTGCCAGAAGAGCAAAGAACAGAGTTAATTAGAGATTTTTGCGTAATTGATGAACAGTTTTTTTATATTAGAGGACACATTGAAATACCAATTATTAATAGTAATGAAAAATTTATATGGAGTGTTTGGGTTTCACTTAGTGGCGAAAATTTTTTGAAATCCAATGAATTATTGAATGTACAAGGAAGAGAAAATGAGCAACCATATTTTGGTTGGTTGTCGACGGAACTTTCAATATATCCAATATCAACACTGTCGTTGAAAACAATGGTACATACACAAGAAGTTGGCGCCGTTCCATTAATAGAACTGGAACAGACGGATCATCCCCTTGCAGTTGAACAAAGAGAAGGAATTACAATGGAGAGAGTAATAGAGATTGCTCATTTAACCAATCACCACATGAACGATTGA
- a CDS encoding N-acetylmuramoyl-L-alanine amidase — MFRKMALTFVVIWLAASSSSSSAFAWPLLPVGYNQDWALPSTVVIIDAGHGGIDGGASSADILEKDINLAVARKLYFILRSQNIPAVLNRTGDYALSDDNRWHNSRSRHRKDLSQRRQLTDEIESELLISLHVNWSKKSMQKGPLVLHQSSGESSLLAFCIQDALNRQQNTAFLPREGKPFYLLRRVQDPAVIVEMGFISSEHDRTMLTDPQRQQEVAEAIASGIRQYKWIVH, encoded by the coding sequence ATGTTTCGTAAAATGGCACTAACCTTTGTTGTAATATGGCTGGCTGCTTCCAGCAGCTCATCCAGCGCTTTTGCATGGCCTCTTTTGCCGGTAGGCTACAATCAAGATTGGGCGCTTCCGTCAACTGTCGTCATCATTGATGCTGGGCATGGCGGGATTGACGGGGGAGCCTCATCAGCTGATATTTTAGAAAAGGACATTAACTTAGCTGTTGCGCGTAAGCTGTATTTTATTTTGCGAAGCCAAAACATACCGGCTGTACTCAATCGAACCGGCGACTATGCACTCAGTGACGATAATCGTTGGCATAATTCACGCTCAAGACATCGTAAAGATTTATCGCAGCGCCGGCAATTAACCGATGAAATTGAAAGTGAACTGCTCATTAGCTTGCATGTCAATTGGTCTAAGAAAAGTATGCAGAAAGGCCCTTTAGTACTGCATCAGAGCAGCGGTGAAAGCTCATTGCTTGCATTTTGCATACAAGATGCACTTAATCGACAACAAAATACGGCTTTCCTCCCAAGGGAAGGAAAACCGTTTTATTTACTTAGAAGGGTGCAGGACCCTGCTGTAATTGTAGAAATGGGCTTTATTAGCAGCGAGCATGATCGTACGATGCTGACAGATCCGCAGCGTCAGCAAGAAGTTGCTGAAGCCATTGCGTCAGGGATTAGGCAATACAAGTGGATCGTTCATTGA